In a single window of the Branchiostoma floridae strain S238N-H82 chromosome 2, Bfl_VNyyK, whole genome shotgun sequence genome:
- the LOC118409551 gene encoding 39S ribosomal protein L24, mitochondrial-like, producing MPRLTQLLAMAARTWTKEEAEYVPKYIRYGMNKPGSLGHKMANLNPNKPRKRVWVEPIKDENWMVKKGDIVQILRGRDEGKQGKVVQIIRERNWVVVEGLNCHYRYIGKNPAKDFPGQMVRSEAPLMYREVALIDPSDNEPAEVEWRFTEDGEKVRVSTRTRRIIPVPPEATAREDGIVPEAYKETAKDTLSEEATRRTYVPSLASFEDEILTHVGIEKPEKNPVRVFWY from the exons ATGCCACGCCTGACCCAACTGCTGGCCATGGCGGCCCGTACCTGGACTAAAGAGGAGGCGGAATACGTCCCAAAATACATCAGATACGGCATGAATAAACCCGGCTCCCTCGGGCACAAGATGGCAAACTTGAACCCCAACAAACCCAGGAAGAGGGTGTGGGTAGAACCAATCAAGGATGAGAATTGGATGGTGAAAAAGGGAGATATT GTCCAGATCCTAAGAGGTCGTGACGAAGGGAAACAGGGAAAAGTTGTCCAAATCATCAGGGAAAGGAACTGGGTTGTGGTGGAAGGACTCAACTGT CATTATAGGTACATTGGGAAGAACCCAGCTAAAGACTTCCCAGGGCAGATGGTGAGAAGTGAAGCTCCACTCATGTACAGGGAAGTCGCACTGATTGATCCATCAGACAA TGAACCAGCAGAGGTAGAGTGGAGGTTTACAGAGGATGGAGAGAAGGTGAGAGTGTCCACACGGACGCGACGCATCATCCCTGTCCCACCTGAGGCAACCGCTAGAGAGGATGGGATCGTACCCGAGGCCTACAAAG AAACTGCTAAAGACACACTCTCCGAGGAAGCAACTCGAAGGACATATGTCCCATCACTGGCTTCATTCGAGGATGAAATTTTGACTCATGTAGGAATAGAGAAACCAGAAAAGAATCCTGTTAGAGTTTTCTGGTACTGA